A genomic segment from Aegilops tauschii subsp. strangulata cultivar AL8/78 chromosome 1, Aet v6.0, whole genome shotgun sequence encodes:
- the LOC141027511 gene encoding uncharacterized protein has translation MSLGIQQPTEGGFHLMSCLKDVPTLRGDNHTEWRKKVELAFVCADLDWVLDEPQPVRPTEPVREATDDDAAWAKKRGDYAPLEMSYIIEKQKWVNANKKCMTFIKNTIESTIVGSIAECTSAGELLSKIKSQFTGSSKIYATQVIEQLVTERYTGGSHGIREHILRTSNMAAKLKPMDEDLEIKPKLLVHLVMASLPKEFEAFVVNYNMSPRTWDIEKTIAMCVQEKDRLKASHGGTLNYVKGHKKKNYNQNNKSSPSKPQGKASYQHQRQQQPFPVDKDTCLHCKKTGHYKKDCPDWLKSIMAKGGIPFDADYAKKQKTH, from the exons atgtctTTAGGTATCCAGCAACCAACAGAAG GAGGCTTTCACTTGATGAGTTGCCTAAAAGATGTTCCGACACTCAGAGGTGACAATCACACTGAGTGGAGGAAGAAAGTTGAACTGGCATTTGTCTGTGCTGATCTGGACTGGGTTCTGGATGAACCACAGCCGGTCAGACCTACAGAGCCAGTAAGAGAGGCCACTGATGATGATGCTGCGTGGGCTAAAAAGAGGGGGGATTATGCTCCTTTGGAGATGTCCTACATCATAGAAAAACAAAAGTGGGTCAATGCAAACAAAAAGTGCATGACCTTTATAAAGAATACAATTGAGAGCACCATTGTGGGCTCCATTGCAGAGTGCACTTCCGCAGGGGAGTTGCTTTCAAAGATAAAGAGCCAGTTCACTGGCTCTTCAAAGATATATGCCACCCAGGTGATAGAGCAACTGGTGACAGAACGCTACACAGGCGGTAGTCATGGAATAAGAGAGCACATCCTTAGGACGAGCAATATGGCAGCAAAGCTAAAGCCCATGGATGAGGATCTGGAGATCAAACCAAAGCTCCTGGTCCACCTGGTCATGGCTTCACTGCCAAAGGAGTTTGAAGCTTTTGTTGTGAACTACAATATGTCACCTAGAACATGGGACATTGAAAAGACAATAGCAATGTGTGTCCAAGAAAAGGACAGACTCAAAGCCTCACATGGTGGTACACTCAACTATGTGAAGGGTCACAAGAAAAAGAAttacaatcaaaacaacaaaagTTCTCCTTCAAAGCCACAAGGAAAAGCTTCCTATCAGCATCAGCGTCAGCAACAGCCTTTCCCAGTGGACAAAGACACTTGTCTCCATTGTAAGAAGACCGGGCATTACAAGAAAGACTGTCCTGATTGGCTAAAGTCAATCATGGCAAAAGGAG GGATTCCATTCGACGCGGACTACGCTAAGAAGCAAAAGACGCATTGA
- the LOC109781447 gene encoding F-box/LRR-repeat protein 14-like, whose product MEDLPEALLTEILKRITTTSDLNSLSLVSKQLYKIEGNQRGAIRVGFGLCTATKALTSFCTHFPNLQKVEIDYSGWIPGHGKQLDNKGLSVFSSHCSSLIDLTLSFCSCIDDSGLACLAYCKTLVSLRLNSAPKITSVGLFSVAVGCTSLSALHLVDCEKIDTVEWLEYLGRDGSLEELVVKNCQGINHHDFLKFGSGWMKLQKFEFERKRDRYDCLPGDVVYDSSYDAHIMDIYDFCCESLKDLRLAHIKTWPEVGLRVLLGKCKGLEKLCLEYVHALNDNDMIALSRSCSNLKSILLRLNLQCYSSDVSYCETRTSFTDNSLYALALNCRMLQTVDLNFTGCSPDWPSEIGFTQEGFLVLVQSCPICVLVLNNANFFDDEGMKALSSSPHLETLELILCHAVTDAGIRFIAHMPCLSNLSLRVCHYITDVGVAELGRAHKLESLVIEYCGEVSPQGAQGVAKSVHYSKYSSDALMKRIGLGIY is encoded by the coding sequence ATGGAGGACCTACCGGAGGCTCTGCTGACCGAGATTCTCAAGAGGATCACCACGACAAGTGATCTCAATTCTCTTTCCCTTGTGTCAAAGCAGCTCTACAAGATAGAGGGGAATCAAAGGGGTGCTATCCGTGTTGGTTTTGGTCTGTGCACCGCTACAAAAGCACTGACATCATTCTGCACCCACTTCCCAAATCTGCAGAAAGTGGAAATCGATTACTCTGGCTGGATACCTGGACATGGAAAGCAGTTGGACAACAAAGGCCTTTCTGTGTTTTCATCTCACTGTTCCTCGCTGATTGACCTCACCTTAAGCTTCTGCTCATGCATCGATGACTCTGGGCTTGCTTGTTTAGCTTATTGCAAGACATTGGTGTCTCTCAGGCTCAACTCCGCACCAAAAATAACGTCAGTTGGGCTTTTCTCGGTTGCAGTTGGTTGCACAAGTCTATCTGCTCTCCACCTTGTCGACTGTGAGAAAATCGACACTGTAGAGTGGCTGGAATACCTTGGTAGGGATGGATCGTTGGAAGAGCTTGTAGTGAAGAATTGCCAAGGAATCAATCATCATGACTTCCTAAAGTTTGGTTCTGGATGGATGAAGCTCCAGAAGTTTGAGTTTGAGAGGAAAAGAGACAGATATGATTGTCTTCCAGGTGATGTGGTGTATGACTCCTCGTATGATGCTCACATCATGGATATATATGATTTCTGCTGTGAGAGTTTGAAGGATTTAAGGTTGGCGCATATTAAAACTTGGCCAGAAGTAGGACTTCGTGTTCTCCTTGGGAAGTGTAAAGGATTGGAGAAGCTTTGCCTTGAGTATGTTCATGCCCTAAATGACAATGACATGATTGCATTGTCTCGGAGCTGCAGCAACCTGAAAAGCATCTTACTTAGGCTCAACCTGCAGTGCTACTCTAGTGATGTCAGCTATTGTGAGACCAGGACGTCTTTTACTGATAACAGCCTTTACGCTCTAGCCCTCAACTGCCGTATGCTTCAGACGGTAGACCTCAACTTTACAGGATGTTCCCCTGACTGGCCATCGGAAATAGGATTCACACAAGAGGGTTTTTTGGTGCTCGTTCAGTCCTGCCCAATTTGTGTTCTCGTGCTCAACAACGCCAACTTCTTCGATGACGAGGGGATGAAGGCCCTCTCATCCTCACCACATCTGGAGACACTCGAGCTTATATTGTGTCATGCAGTAACTGATGCTGGGATTCGCTTCATTGCGCACATGCCATGCTTGAGTAATCTCTCACTTCGGGTGTGTCATTACATTACTGATGTTGGAGTGGCTGAACTGGGGCGAGCGCATAAGTTAGAGTCTTTGGTCATTGAGTATTGTGGTGAGGTCTCTCCGCAAGGTGCGCAGGGTGTTGCCAAGTCAGTTCACTACTCCAAGTACTCTTCAGATGCCCTTATGAAGAGAATTGGTCTTGGCATCTATTAA